In Caulobacter rhizosphaerae, the genomic stretch GGTGAAATCGTAGCGTACGAGGACCGGGTCGGTCCCGCCCAAGGGGTTGATATAGAACGGGTTGCTGGAGGGCACGCTGACGGTCAGGCGGTTGCCGCCGAGTATGCGCTGGTCAAAGGTTCTCTGGGCCGCCAGGCCTTGGACGAAGACGCGCGTATGGGCCGACAGGGCCTGACGGCCCGACAGGTAGAGGCTGTGGCGACGTTGCTGGGGCAGCAGGTCGGCGTTTCGATAGGCGTCGGAAACGTTGTCCTGGCCGACGAGCAGTTGGTCGACGGTCAGATTCCCGCCGTCCTGGCCGGCGGGAATGGCGTAGCTCTGACCGCCGGCCAGGATCGTGCCGGGCGCGGCGTAGGGTTGGCGGTAGTCCGCGCCGCCGAACGCCCGAAGATCCTCGGTGGCGAAGGCGCGCGTGTCGGCCGCCAGCGCCTGGCGGTCGTAATACTCGTAGGCGAGCGTCGCGCCGCCGGCGCCCCAGATCTTGCCCAAGACAAGGCTGGCCTGGACCTCTCGCGCCTCGCCGTCGGCCGAGCCATACCGAAGGCGCGTCTCCGCGCCTTCGAAGCGATCGCGCATCACGAAATTGACCACGCCAGCCACGGCGTCGGAGCCGTAGAGCGCCGAGGCCCCGTCGGCCAGGACTTCGACCCGTTCGAGGGCCGAGGCGGGGATCACCGAAAGGTCGGTGAAGGTTCCGGCGATGCCGGCTCCGGCCGGACGCACGCCGTTGATCAGCACGAGGGTGGAATTGGAGCCCAGACCGCGCAGATTGACGCCGGAACCCATGGCCGTGTTGAACGGCGCGCCGTTGCGGCTGCTGGTCCCGGAGGTCGTTTCGCCTGGTCCGCCGCCAAAGTTCTGCGGCACGCTCTGCAAGATCTGCTGGGCGGTCGAGAAGCCCGCACGGTCGATATCCTGGCGCGTGATGACGATCGGATCGCCGCCGACCGGCGCCGCGCCTCGGATCCGCGTCCCGGTGACCACCAGTTCCGACAGCGTCTCAGCGACGCTGTCATGCGGCTCCCCCGGCGTGGTCTCGGCCGACGTCCGGCGCAGGACGAGCTTGTCGCCGACCGGGACAAGGGTGAGGCCCGTGCCGGCCAGCAGGCGGTCGAACGCCTCGTCGGCGGTGAAACGGCCCTTGAGGGGCGGAGCGGTCTTGCCGACCACCAGCGCCTGGGAGACGACGACTTCGCGACCGCTGGCCAGGGCGACCGCCGAGAGGGCCTGACCAAGATCCTGGCGGCCAAGGTCGAAGGTCTGGGCGGGTCTGGCGGCGGGACGAGTCTGGGCTGCGGCGGTCCCGGCCAGGGTCAAGGCGAGCATAGCAGCGCTGGCGAGCAGGCAGCGTCGGGTCGAGATCGAGAACATATATTCCCCCAAGGCGCGTGGACCGCGCGTTTCCTGGGGCGAAAGACGAGGGGCCGGGACCACACCCCCCAAAAAAATTCACGGACCCGTCACACGACCGTCAGGCCGCCAGCCGTTTGAGGACCAAGTCGCCCCCGGGCGCGGTTTCGACGGTCAGCCCGAAAGCCGCGGCCAGGGCGCGGGCCAGGCCCTCGGATCCCGTGACCCGGAAGACACCCGTGATCTTGAGCGACCCCAGGCCCGGCTCGCCGAACCGGATCTTGCGGGCGTTGTAGCGATTGGCGATGGCCACGACCTGGGCCAGCGACGCCTGGTCGAACCGCCGAAGTCCCGAGGGCCAGCTGGCTTCCACGGCCGAGGCGGGTTGCACGCCGCGGGTCTTAAGGTCCGGCCCCAGTCGGGTTAGTCGACCCGCTTGCAGGACCGCGACGTCAGCCTTGCCGCCGCGCGGCGCCAGGGTCGGACTGCCGGCGATCACCGTGACGTCCACCTGAGCCTCCGGCGCCAGGGCGAGGTCGAAAGTGGCGCCCTTGGCGGAGATGGTCAGCTTGCCGGCCTCGACGGCCAGATCGCCGCCGGCGCCGATGATCCGCGCCCGGCCCCGGTCGAGGCGCACGACCTGGCGGCCCGCCCGCTTCGAGACCGCCGCGTCGCTGTCGGTGTCGAGGATCAGGCGCGCGCCGTCGGCCAGGGCGACGGTGCGGATTTCGCCAAGCTGGGTGACATAATGGTCCCGGGCGTACCCGGTCCGCCAGCCGACAGCACCGAGCGCCGCGGCCGCGACGACACAGGCGGCCAGGGCCATGGCGGCCTTGCCGGCGTGAGCACGGCCACGAGGTTGGCGCTTGGCCAGGCGCAGATCGCTCAGGCGCGACTGGCCCAGGATCGCCGCGTCTTCGAAATGGTCGCTCAGGCGCTGGTAGGCCTTGGCGTGGGCGGCGTCGGCGCGCCAAGCGTCGAACGCGGCCTGGTGCGTCTGGGCGTGTGGCCCGCGCATGCGCGCGAACCACGCGGAGGCCTCCTGGCGCAGGCGCTCGTCCTGGTCGTTCGCCGTCATGCCGCGACCCGCTTCACGTTTCGTCCCTGCCCCATGCGTCCGTTCAGTCTGGCCGGTCATGCCTTGGAGAGGACGCGGTCTAGATGAGCGATGGCTTTGCTCATCTGCTTTTCGACCCCGCCGAGGCTCATGCCAAGGTTCTTGGCGATCTGGGCGTAGGTGAGCCCGTCCAGGCGATGAAGCAAGAAGATCTCTCGCGTCTTGGGCTTGAGCTTCATCATCGCCGCCTCGTAGCGAGCCAGGGTCTGACTGGCCACCAGGGCCTGGTGCGGGTCGCTGTCGTTGGCCGCCCGCAGGTCGGGCGGCAAGGGCGCGAGCGAGCGTTCGATACGGCCCGAGGCGCTCTTGGCCCGGTCGCGCAGCAGGTTCAAGGAAATGCGCTTGAGGTAGGCTTCAGGGTTTTCCAGCGCCTGCTGCTCGCTGGCACGGGTCAGGCGCAGGAAAGCCTCTTGGACCAGATCCTTGGCCTCCTCGCGATCGGTCCGCCGGGCCAGCAGTCTGGCCAGGCGCGGGCCATAGCTGCGGAACAGCGCGTCGATCTGGCCGCGATCGCGGCGGAGCGGCTCGTTCGGGGTGTCGTTCAGGTGGAAGGGGTCGAGCAGGAGGTCGGTCATCGGCCTTCCTTCCTGTGCGGATCGATGGCGGGCGTCGTCACCAACCCGCCGTTGCTATGCTGGCCAGCGGCCATGTCTCGCCTCCGTGAGGCGCCGCCCGACGAAGGTC encodes the following:
- a CDS encoding FecR family protein, translating into MTANDQDERLRQEASAWFARMRGPHAQTHQAAFDAWRADAAHAKAYQRLSDHFEDAAILGQSRLSDLRLAKRQPRGRAHAGKAAMALAACVVAAAALGAVGWRTGYARDHYVTQLGEIRTVALADGARLILDTDSDAAVSKRAGRQVVRLDRGRARIIGAGGDLAVEAGKLTISAKGATFDLALAPEAQVDVTVIAGSPTLAPRGGKADVAVLQAGRLTRLGPDLKTRGVQPASAVEASWPSGLRRFDQASLAQVVAIANRYNARKIRFGEPGLGSLKITGVFRVTGSEGLARALAAAFGLTVETAPGGDLVLKRLAA
- a CDS encoding RNA polymerase sigma factor; protein product: MTDLLLDPFHLNDTPNEPLRRDRGQIDALFRSYGPRLARLLARRTDREEAKDLVQEAFLRLTRASEQQALENPEAYLKRISLNLLRDRAKSASGRIERSLAPLPPDLRAANDSDPHQALVASQTLARYEAAMMKLKPKTREIFLLHRLDGLTYAQIAKNLGMSLGGVEKQMSKAIAHLDRVLSKA